One window of the Bos indicus isolate NIAB-ARS_2022 breed Sahiwal x Tharparkar chromosome 15, NIAB-ARS_B.indTharparkar_mat_pri_1.0, whole genome shotgun sequence genome contains the following:
- the LOC139187268 gene encoding oocyte-secreted protein 2-like, protein MILSAVKVSCSTELVMVSVSPCAYRHRYIFADELYLRSGCPVTWIQTYMYDFIYPVVSEQALLFQTELYFPPRDIRYGPQKIPLECSASR, encoded by the exons ATGATTCTTTCTGCAGTGAAAGTAAGCTGTTCCACGGAATTGGTGATGGTCTCTGTTAGCCCGTGTGCATACAGACATCGGTATATATTTGCTGATGAATTATATCTGAGATCAGGCTGCCCCGTGACTTGGATACAAACATATATGTATGATTTTATATACCCT GTTGTTTCAGAGCAGGCGCTCCTTTTTCAAACAGAGCTGTACTTCCCCCCTAGGGATATACGTTACGGCCCTCAGAAAATCCCTCTGGAGTGTTCTGCCTCTAGGTGA